In Nonomuraea sp. NBC_00507, the following are encoded in one genomic region:
- a CDS encoding VOC family protein, translating into MTGAYSRPIGAAPLMHVAVLCADVDKSLAFYRDGLGFSARYEWTKSIAESGQVVYDARGVYLELGGHTYLELFPGGRSDADSSPGPMHHIAIIVPDVDEAYRKCLKSGGAAFPVDTWTGEPTSVVLNGEPEVKCRVAFIKGPSGELIELYDQRGPIHCAIH; encoded by the coding sequence ATGACCGGGGCTTACAGCCGGCCGATCGGCGCGGCCCCGCTCATGCACGTCGCGGTGCTCTGCGCCGACGTGGACAAGTCGCTGGCGTTCTACCGCGACGGACTGGGTTTCTCGGCCAGGTACGAGTGGACCAAGTCGATCGCCGAGTCCGGGCAGGTCGTCTACGACGCTCGCGGGGTCTACCTCGAGCTGGGCGGACACACCTACCTGGAGCTGTTCCCCGGAGGCAGATCCGATGCGGACTCCTCGCCCGGCCCGATGCACCACATCGCGATCATCGTGCCCGACGTGGACGAGGCGTACCGCAAATGCCTCAAGTCCGGAGGTGCGGCGTTCCCCGTGGACACCTGGACCGGTGAGCCGACCTCGGTCGTACTCAACGGTGAGCCCGAGGTCAAGTGCCGCGTGGCCTTCATCAAGGGCCCCAGCGGTGAGCTCATCGAGCTCTACGACCAGCGGGGCCCCATCCATTGCGCCATCCACTGA
- a CDS encoding ATP-binding protein, translating into MDTVELKSLFLFESLDESHLEWLNTRGGERTYAAGERIYREGDPAECFVVLLSGTIKMTRRVRGGAEVEINRSDFRGAYAGGVLAVVDEEVKTYPHTLEALTPCRIFSLPVVDLLEALNEWFPMPMHIMKGMSRGIRTANERVAERERLAALGSLTAGLTHELNNPAAATVRASRVLRERLAKVLGELPADLAGTSTLSFLEMGDREEELGDWLDDRGVANPWQAAPVLVAAGADVEWAKNFEQSHAEDFAGAIDRLTTVLEIDQLLQEMTEATTRVIDLIGAAKQYSQMDRGPLQRADVHILLDSTLAILAHKLSGVEVSREYDRGLPSIDAYAAELNQVWTNLIDNAVSAMDGHGKLHIRTFGDDTYLTVEIGDTGPGIPAEIRDRIFEPFFTTKPVGDGTGLGLDICHRIVVDRHGGDIRVTSRPGDTRFQVLLPITPSTCDD; encoded by the coding sequence GTGGACACCGTCGAGCTGAAGAGCCTGTTTCTGTTCGAATCGCTGGATGAGAGTCACCTGGAGTGGCTGAACACCCGGGGTGGCGAAAGGACCTATGCAGCCGGAGAGCGGATCTACCGCGAGGGTGACCCGGCAGAGTGCTTCGTGGTGCTGTTGTCGGGGACCATCAAGATGACGCGCAGGGTGCGGGGCGGCGCCGAGGTCGAGATCAACCGCAGCGATTTTCGCGGCGCCTACGCGGGCGGCGTGCTGGCCGTGGTGGATGAGGAGGTCAAAACCTACCCGCACACCCTGGAGGCGTTGACTCCCTGCCGCATCTTCTCGCTCCCCGTCGTCGATCTCCTGGAGGCGTTGAACGAGTGGTTCCCGATGCCGATGCACATCATGAAGGGGATGAGCAGGGGCATCCGCACCGCCAACGAGCGGGTTGCCGAACGTGAGCGCCTCGCCGCACTCGGATCGCTCACCGCAGGGCTGACGCACGAGCTCAACAACCCGGCCGCGGCGACCGTGCGGGCCAGCAGGGTGCTGCGTGAGCGGCTGGCCAAGGTCCTCGGCGAGTTGCCCGCCGACCTGGCGGGAACCTCGACGCTCTCCTTCCTGGAGATGGGGGATCGCGAAGAGGAACTGGGCGACTGGCTGGACGACCGCGGTGTGGCCAATCCGTGGCAGGCGGCCCCGGTCCTGGTGGCCGCGGGCGCGGACGTCGAATGGGCCAAGAACTTCGAGCAGAGCCACGCCGAGGATTTCGCCGGTGCGATCGACCGGCTGACCACCGTGCTGGAGATCGATCAGCTTCTCCAGGAGATGACCGAGGCCACCACGCGGGTCATCGACCTCATCGGCGCGGCCAAGCAGTACTCCCAGATGGATCGCGGGCCGCTCCAGCGCGCCGACGTGCACATCCTGCTGGACAGCACACTGGCGATCCTGGCCCACAAGCTGTCCGGCGTGGAGGTCTCGCGAGAGTACGACCGCGGGCTTCCCTCCATCGACGCCTACGCCGCCGAGCTCAACCAGGTGTGGACCAACTTGATCGACAATGCCGTCAGCGCGATGGACGGCCATGGCAAGCTGCATATCAGGACCTTCGGTGACGACACCTACCTGACCGTCGAGATCGGTGACACCGGCCCGGGCATCCCCGCGGAGATCCGCGACCGGATCTTCGAGCCGTTCTTCACCACCAAGCCGGTCGGCGACGGGACGGGTCTCGGCCTCGACATCTGCCACCGGATCGTGGTGGATCGGCACGGGGGCGACATCCGCGTGACCTCCCGCCCCGGTGACACCCGTTTCCAGGTGCTGCTCCCGATCACCCCATCCACGTGCGACGACTGA
- a CDS encoding ankyrin repeat domain-containing protein, which translates to MADSATTRKVVTKLFADVQSGNVEGVLDALSPSIVFALPGNKFNTVVPNLKTWRGKDGVIEAFRLRSLWTDVTDFEQREMIVEDDRAFVINWQSIRHKATGMEADFEFSMVLTVGDDGLITHWKAFFDSSPEVAIFRSDINERMISEVLAGAADKVAELVAQGANPSHRDPGTGLTALMIAAGRGDVTTVRTLIEAGADVLSADSGGGATALHKACQGGSLAVVKALVEAGAFVDCVAATTGHTPLMDALWFKFPAIVEYLLGQGAGLQLSTHYGFPLKEHFDYELNVNAIGKDRLLEAERHIKERQRRDEEAMAGQRLMDAVTKGDVELVKQFIAEGAEVDERFPVVNGFNDRHTPLLVAARDGHTEIARLLLTAGADVNAVEPTFGAVPLHKAVYNGHQELTRLIATWPGVDLNFQGATNGYAPLHDAIWHGYHECARILVTAGAGLDLVGHDGKTPLDLAIEINGADHTFTQFISAAGAQ; encoded by the coding sequence ATGGCCGATAGCGCAACCACCCGAAAGGTCGTCACGAAGCTTTTCGCGGACGTGCAGAGCGGAAATGTGGAAGGCGTTCTCGACGCCCTGTCGCCGTCGATCGTCTTCGCTCTCCCCGGGAACAAGTTCAATACCGTGGTGCCCAATCTCAAGACCTGGCGGGGCAAGGACGGGGTGATCGAGGCTTTCCGGCTGAGGTCGCTCTGGACGGACGTCACCGACTTCGAGCAGCGCGAGATGATCGTCGAGGACGACCGGGCCTTCGTCATCAACTGGCAGTCGATCCGGCACAAGGCGACGGGGATGGAGGCCGACTTCGAGTTCTCCATGGTGCTCACCGTCGGGGACGACGGGTTGATCACGCACTGGAAGGCCTTCTTCGACTCCTCGCCCGAGGTGGCGATCTTCCGGTCCGACATCAACGAGCGGATGATCAGTGAGGTCCTCGCGGGCGCGGCCGACAAGGTGGCCGAGCTCGTGGCCCAGGGTGCGAACCCCAGCCACCGGGACCCCGGCACCGGCCTGACGGCGCTGATGATCGCCGCCGGGCGCGGGGACGTGACGACCGTCCGCACGCTGATCGAGGCAGGCGCCGACGTCCTGAGCGCCGACAGCGGCGGCGGCGCGACCGCCCTGCACAAGGCGTGCCAGGGCGGCAGCCTCGCGGTGGTCAAGGCGCTGGTCGAGGCGGGCGCCTTCGTGGACTGCGTGGCCGCGACGACCGGCCACACGCCGCTGATGGACGCGCTGTGGTTCAAGTTCCCCGCCATCGTCGAGTACCTGCTCGGCCAGGGGGCCGGCCTGCAGTTGTCCACCCACTACGGGTTCCCGCTCAAGGAGCATTTCGACTACGAGCTGAACGTCAACGCCATCGGCAAGGACCGCCTGCTGGAGGCCGAGCGGCACATCAAGGAGAGGCAGCGCCGCGACGAGGAGGCCATGGCCGGCCAGCGGCTGATGGACGCCGTCACCAAGGGCGACGTGGAGCTGGTCAAGCAGTTCATCGCCGAGGGCGCCGAGGTGGACGAGCGCTTCCCGGTCGTGAACGGCTTCAACGACCGGCACACGCCGCTCCTGGTCGCCGCGCGGGACGGGCACACCGAGATCGCCCGGCTGCTGCTGACGGCCGGCGCGGACGTCAACGCGGTCGAGCCGACGTTCGGCGCGGTCCCGCTGCACAAGGCGGTCTACAACGGCCACCAGGAGCTGACCAGGCTGATCGCCACGTGGCCGGGCGTCGACCTGAACTTCCAGGGCGCCACCAACGGGTACGCGCCGCTGCACGACGCGATCTGGCACGGCTACCACGAATGCGCCCGCATCTTGGTCACCGCCGGAGCCGGGCTGGACCTGGTGGGGCACGACGGCAAGACGCCCCTCGACCTGGCGATCGAGATCAACGGCGCCGACCACACCTTCACCCAGTTCATCAGTGCCGCGGGCGCCCAGTAG
- a CDS encoding muconolactone Delta-isomerase family protein: MLFYVQMRWNHEGRITLDELWEVEAEEAEHAQETLDSGFCVGIWKVAAQKRVIAIIESPDAEELDRTALGRLPMREYLEFEEVWPLRDYLGFAEDVRKRYKV, encoded by the coding sequence ATGTTGTTCTACGTGCAGATGCGATGGAACCACGAGGGCCGGATCACGCTCGACGAGCTGTGGGAGGTCGAGGCCGAGGAGGCCGAGCACGCGCAGGAGACGCTCGACTCCGGCTTCTGCGTCGGCATCTGGAAGGTGGCCGCGCAGAAGCGGGTCATCGCGATCATCGAGTCGCCGGACGCCGAGGAGCTCGACCGCACGGCACTGGGCCGGCTCCCGATGCGGGAGTACCTCGAGTTCGAAGAGGTCTGGCCGCTGCGCGACTATCTCGGCTTCGCCGAGGACGTCCGCAAGCGCTACAAGGTCTGA
- a CDS encoding EthD domain-containing protein produces the protein MIHQLIFAAPKPGMSDKEFQDYWLNVHAVKYASKIPQIRKYKIDTVLPFPALGEPLWSGIAEIWLANEEEQLASLQTKEFLEGARLDEPRWAAFWRTLVLDTDAYELAGGPDASTDPAGVKLVSLVKRKEGLPLEDFRERSRTKHADLVTRIPGLRRYMQGHTRDGAYGIGEAVLDSAHQLWFDNVDALSAALNSPEFRQAEEDLRTFTEPRYIHRLVVREHWVIGPEPR, from the coding sequence GTGATTCATCAGTTGATCTTCGCCGCCCCGAAGCCGGGAATGAGCGACAAGGAGTTCCAGGACTACTGGCTCAATGTGCACGCGGTGAAGTACGCGAGCAAGATCCCGCAGATCCGGAAGTACAAGATCGACACCGTGCTCCCGTTCCCGGCGCTCGGTGAGCCGCTGTGGAGCGGCATCGCGGAGATCTGGCTGGCCAACGAGGAAGAACAACTCGCGTCTTTGCAGACCAAGGAGTTCCTGGAGGGCGCCAGGCTCGACGAGCCGCGCTGGGCGGCGTTCTGGCGGACGCTCGTGCTCGACACCGACGCCTACGAGCTGGCGGGCGGTCCCGACGCGAGCACGGATCCGGCGGGGGTGAAGCTGGTCTCCCTGGTGAAGCGGAAGGAAGGCCTGCCCCTGGAGGACTTCAGGGAACGCAGCAGAACCAAGCACGCCGACCTGGTCACGCGGATCCCGGGACTGCGCCGCTACATGCAGGGTCACACCCGCGACGGCGCCTACGGCATCGGTGAGGCGGTGCTCGACAGCGCGCACCAGCTCTGGTTCGACAACGTCGACGCCCTGTCGGCGGCACTGAACTCGCCGGAGTTCCGTCAGGCCGAAGAGGACCTGCGCACCTTCACCGAGCCGCGCTACATCCACCGCCTGGTCGTCCGGGAGCACTGGGTCATCGGACCCGAGCCTCGCTGA
- a CDS encoding IS701 family transposase, translating to MDDLGRYCHDMLSPLPRSDQRRWGEVYIRGLVEIPGRKSLRRIAEQITGRPADQCLQQFVNQSPWDHVAVRHVLARSLVGVVRPRAWVVAEVAFPKNGDKSVGVARQFAATEGRRLNCQLALAALLVGDPGACPVDWRLMLPKSWDQDEERRALTGVPDTIRHRPRVCHVVDLVDELRTAAGLRPAPVIVPAEPDPDVLRLVTALEERALQYVVRVAETTAMSGEVTVGDLASRAALGSGGLTLWRDDGTGESRFTSVLLRTRLPSSDRKLIVEWSPRGWLKSAWLSNLTHIDLYGLTALINLRHSAADGLARMSDETGLRHFEGRSFRGWHHHVTLSSLAWGYRLRRIAESDGFRTAI from the coding sequence ATGGACGACCTCGGCCGATATTGCCATGACATGCTGTCCCCGCTGCCCCGGTCCGATCAGCGGCGCTGGGGCGAGGTTTACATCCGGGGGCTCGTGGAGATCCCCGGCAGGAAGTCCCTCCGTCGCATTGCCGAGCAGATCACCGGCCGGCCGGCCGACCAGTGCCTGCAGCAGTTCGTCAACCAGAGCCCGTGGGACCACGTCGCCGTCCGGCACGTGCTCGCCCGCAGCCTGGTAGGCGTCGTTCGCCCGCGGGCCTGGGTGGTGGCGGAGGTGGCCTTTCCCAAGAACGGCGACAAGTCGGTCGGCGTGGCCCGCCAGTTCGCCGCCACCGAGGGCAGACGGCTGAACTGCCAGCTGGCCCTGGCCGCGCTCCTGGTGGGCGACCCCGGTGCCTGTCCCGTGGACTGGCGGCTCATGCTGCCCAAGTCGTGGGACCAGGACGAGGAGCGGCGCGCGCTTACCGGGGTGCCCGACACGATTCGGCACCGGCCTCGGGTGTGCCACGTCGTCGACCTCGTCGACGAACTCAGGACGGCCGCGGGCCTGCGGCCCGCCCCGGTCATCGTGCCGGCCGAACCGGACCCGGACGTCCTGCGCCTGGTGACGGCGCTGGAGGAACGCGCTCTGCAGTACGTGGTCCGTGTGGCGGAGACCACGGCCATGTCCGGCGAGGTGACCGTGGGAGACCTGGCGTCGCGCGCGGCCCTCGGCAGCGGGGGGCTGACGCTGTGGCGAGACGACGGGACGGGGGAGTCGCGGTTCACGTCGGTCCTGCTACGAACTCGCCTGCCGTCGAGCGACCGGAAGCTGATCGTGGAGTGGAGCCCCCGCGGCTGGCTGAAGAGCGCGTGGCTCAGCAACCTCACTCATATCGATCTGTACGGCCTCACCGCGCTGATCAATCTGCGGCACAGCGCTGCCGACGGCCTGGCGCGCATGAGTGATGAGACCGGCCTGCGCCACTTCGAGGGCCGCTCGTTCCGCGGCTGGCACCATCACGTCACCCTCTCCTCGCTCGCCTGGGGCTATCGCCTGCGGCGGATCGCCGAATCCGACGGCTTCCGTACCGCGATCTGA
- a CDS encoding type 1 glutamine amidotransferase domain-containing protein produces MSPKILVILSEYGYWGEELVGPLTRFDEKGYEVVFATPTGRRAHALPPSMDPGYVDPPLGRSVTTPEVAKLTKELDESSRLDNPLSLTDIVPERPYTADADYLRQLERYHHALARVEDEFVAGFDALLIVGGSGPIVDLGNNERVHALILAFLKAGKPIAAECYGVTCLAFARDWEDRKSIIWGKHVTGHCKEYDYKDGTGFLGTDFVMGPPPYPLEYILRDATGPDGRYHGNFGKETSVIVDYPFITGRSTPDSFLTGEKIVEVLESGLRRYGW; encoded by the coding sequence ATGTCGCCCAAGATTCTGGTGATCCTGTCCGAATACGGGTACTGGGGAGAGGAGTTGGTCGGGCCGCTGACCCGTTTCGATGAAAAGGGTTACGAGGTGGTCTTCGCCACCCCGACGGGGCGGCGCGCGCACGCCCTGCCGCCGAGCATGGACCCTGGGTACGTCGACCCGCCGCTGGGCCGGTCGGTGACCACGCCGGAGGTCGCCAAGCTCACCAAGGAGCTCGACGAGTCCAGCCGGCTGGACAACCCGCTCAGCCTGACGGACATCGTTCCCGAGCGGCCCTACACCGCCGACGCCGACTACCTTCGCCAGCTGGAGCGATACCATCACGCGCTGGCCCGGGTGGAGGACGAGTTCGTCGCCGGATTCGACGCCCTGCTGATCGTGGGGGGCAGCGGACCCATCGTCGACCTGGGCAACAACGAGCGGGTCCACGCGCTCATCCTGGCCTTCCTCAAGGCGGGCAAGCCCATCGCGGCCGAGTGCTACGGGGTGACCTGCCTGGCCTTCGCCCGGGACTGGGAGGACCGCAAGAGCATCATCTGGGGCAAGCACGTCACGGGTCACTGCAAGGAGTACGACTACAAGGACGGCACCGGCTTCCTCGGCACCGACTTCGTCATGGGCCCGCCGCCGTACCCCCTCGAGTACATCCTGCGGGACGCCACCGGTCCTGACGGCCGCTACCACGGCAACTTCGGCAAGGAGACGTCCGTCATCGTCGACTACCCGTTCATCACCGGGCGCTCCACCCCGGACTCCTTCCTGACCGGCGAGAAGATCGTGGAGGTCCTCGAATCGGGCCTGCGCCGATACGGCTGGTGA
- a CDS encoding thiamine pyrophosphate-binding protein, which yields MTRTGNEAIIEQFLADGITCMFGNPGTVEQGFLDAVEKFEEMRYVLTLQEGVAVGIADGYARATGGPALVQLHSGVGLGNGIGMMYQAMRGHAPLVVIAGESGVRYDAMDAQMAADLVAMARPVTKYATRVIDPSSVLRVLRRALKIAMTPPRGPVFVSLPLDVLDHPNDEPIVPTSLPMTESLPVPELVDQAAGLLARAERPLVLIGDGVATSGAQSALTRVAEQLGADVWGVDYAEVGIDGRHPLYRGQTGHMFGEVSRAIVRDADAILVVGTYLFPEVFPDLSTPFRADARIVHIDLNAYEIAKNHPVTLGLVADPKATLTAISERLERRLTSADREAAALRLRTLRDRAQGDTTHSLVGEFAARLAAVAPADLMVFDESLTASGAISAHLPPGLPGHWFQTRGGSLGVGIPGAIGMKLAHPDKTVVGFTGDGGSMYTFQALATAVREGVGAKFVICNNRSYRLLDLNIEKYWKERGIPHHAYPRAFDLSDLGLAFVDIARGFGVDGMLVEKPAQLDEALDRMLANDRPFLLDLKSDEGEL from the coding sequence GTGACCAGGACCGGCAACGAAGCGATCATCGAGCAGTTCCTCGCCGACGGGATCACCTGCATGTTCGGCAATCCCGGCACGGTCGAGCAGGGTTTCCTTGACGCGGTCGAGAAGTTCGAGGAGATGCGCTATGTCTTGACGCTTCAGGAGGGCGTGGCCGTCGGCATCGCCGACGGATATGCCAGGGCCACCGGCGGGCCCGCGCTGGTCCAGCTGCACAGCGGGGTCGGCCTGGGCAACGGCATCGGCATGATGTACCAGGCGATGCGCGGGCACGCTCCGCTCGTCGTCATCGCCGGCGAGTCCGGCGTCCGCTACGACGCGATGGACGCGCAGATGGCCGCCGACCTCGTCGCCATGGCTCGGCCGGTCACCAAGTACGCCACCAGGGTGATCGACCCTTCCTCGGTGCTGCGGGTGCTGCGCCGGGCACTGAAGATCGCCATGACTCCGCCGAGAGGGCCGGTCTTCGTCTCCCTTCCGCTGGACGTGCTGGACCATCCGAACGACGAGCCGATCGTCCCGACGAGCCTGCCCATGACCGAGTCACTCCCCGTCCCTGAGCTGGTGGACCAGGCCGCCGGGCTGCTCGCCCGGGCCGAGCGTCCGCTGGTCCTCATCGGGGACGGCGTCGCGACTTCCGGCGCGCAGTCCGCACTCACCCGGGTGGCCGAGCAGCTCGGCGCGGACGTGTGGGGCGTGGACTACGCCGAGGTGGGGATCGACGGACGGCACCCCCTCTACCGGGGCCAGACCGGGCACATGTTCGGCGAGGTGAGCAGGGCCATCGTGCGGGACGCGGACGCGATCCTCGTCGTGGGCACGTACCTGTTCCCCGAGGTCTTCCCCGATCTGTCCACGCCTTTCCGGGCCGACGCCCGGATCGTCCATATCGATCTCAACGCCTATGAGATCGCCAAGAACCATCCCGTGACGCTCGGCCTGGTGGCCGATCCCAAGGCGACGCTCACCGCCATCTCCGAGCGCCTGGAACGGCGGTTGACCTCCGCGGACCGGGAGGCGGCGGCGCTCCGGCTGCGTACGCTGCGCGACCGTGCCCAGGGTGACACGACCCACTCGCTGGTCGGGGAGTTCGCCGCCAGGCTCGCCGCGGTGGCGCCGGCCGACCTGATGGTCTTCGACGAGAGCCTCACTGCCTCCGGCGCGATAAGCGCCCATCTCCCCCCGGGGCTGCCCGGCCACTGGTTCCAGACCCGTGGCGGCTCGCTGGGGGTCGGCATCCCCGGCGCCATCGGCATGAAACTGGCCCACCCCGACAAGACCGTCGTCGGCTTCACCGGCGACGGCGGGAGCATGTACACCTTCCAGGCGCTCGCGACGGCCGTGCGGGAGGGCGTCGGGGCGAAGTTCGTCATCTGCAACAACCGGAGCTATCGGCTGCTCGACCTCAACATCGAGAAGTACTGGAAGGAGCGGGGCATCCCGCACCATGCCTATCCGCGCGCCTTCGATCTGTCCGACCTGGGCCTGGCCTTCGTGGACATCGCCCGCGGCTTCGGCGTGGACGGCATGCTCGTGGAGAAGCCGGCTCAGCTCGACGAGGCGCTGGACCGGATGCTCGCCAACGATCGCCCCTTCCTCCTCGATCTGAAGAGCGACGAGGGGGAATTGTGA
- a CDS encoding DJ-1/PfpI family protein has product MSRIGVLMESDYFEPEIFYYRWRFAEEGYEVDFLTRLWDQDELTFTGHEYRAPFTVRQSLEDLDLDRYAALIVPSGMVSDRLRYSDDVDVLAPAVSLLQRAFRDRGTIKGIICHGMWLAAPIPEVVRGRKVVCHNNLVGDVRNMGAEYTDQDVVIDGDLVTGRTGRHAHLFARTIIDMLKGDRR; this is encoded by the coding sequence GTGAGCCGGATCGGCGTCCTCATGGAGAGTGACTACTTCGAGCCCGAGATCTTCTACTATCGCTGGCGCTTCGCCGAAGAGGGGTACGAGGTCGACTTTCTCACCAGGTTGTGGGACCAGGACGAGCTCACCTTCACCGGCCACGAGTATCGTGCGCCGTTCACGGTGCGGCAGAGCCTGGAAGACCTCGATCTCGACCGCTACGCGGCGCTGATCGTGCCGTCCGGCATGGTGTCCGACCGGCTGCGCTACAGCGACGACGTCGACGTCCTCGCCCCTGCCGTCAGCCTGCTCCAAAGGGCCTTCCGCGACCGGGGAACGATCAAGGGCATCATCTGCCACGGCATGTGGCTCGCCGCGCCCATCCCCGAGGTGGTACGCGGACGCAAGGTCGTCTGTCACAACAACCTCGTCGGCGATGTGCGGAACATGGGCGCCGAATACACCGACCAGGACGTGGTGATCGACGGGGATCTGGTGACTGGCCGGACCGGCCGGCATGCCCACCTCTTCGCCAGAACGATCATCGACATGTTGAAGGGAGACCGGCGGTGA
- a CDS encoding AGE family epimerase/isomerase, with the protein MNFTFSDTIAGRVVGYERAGKILRLRTVDDREFAVSLAGSPSAELLRNLGEPYIDASGHLEDMLEPGRFLFAYGIFYPGGRFDAKRLIFLGRRGGAARFEESSWWISQLKEIASFYRKAQFGDGPVDYTEYRTNIRLGGEKTSSHRQETDTISRLVYGMATAYLLSGEDAYLEVAERGTEYLRKQMRFVDVEEDVVYWYHGVSIDGDREKKLFTSEFSDDYDAIPMYEQIYALAGPVQTYRVTADPRIKKDADATLRLFERFFLDHQHGGYFSHIDPIMLSFEHESLGPNLARKNWNSVGDHAPAYLINLYLATGERRYADFLESTFDTIVERFPDDKNSPFVQERFHRDWTPDTTHGWQQNRAVVGHNLKIAWNLMRMNSLRPKAAYSDLAAHIARTMPAVGSDRQRGGWYDVLERTREEDIGGHAFVWHDRKAWWQQEQAILAYLILAGVTGEESYLAEARTAESFYNAFFLDHDEGAVYFNVLANGLPYLLGTERLKGSHSMSMYHSAELCYLAAVYNNLLINGSPLDLHFQPDPSDVPRRILRVSPDLLPPGRVRVAEAEVDGEPYKDFDAEALTVRLPDVSRRVRVKVRLEVTR; encoded by the coding sequence GTGAACTTCACCTTTTCCGACACGATTGCCGGTCGGGTCGTCGGTTACGAGCGCGCCGGCAAGATCCTTCGCTTGAGGACCGTCGACGACCGGGAGTTCGCCGTGTCGCTGGCCGGCTCTCCCAGTGCGGAGCTCCTGCGCAACCTCGGCGAACCGTACATCGACGCCAGCGGACACCTGGAGGACATGCTCGAACCCGGGCGGTTCCTCTTCGCCTACGGGATCTTCTACCCCGGTGGCCGGTTCGACGCCAAGCGGTTGATCTTCCTGGGTCGGCGCGGCGGCGCGGCCCGGTTCGAGGAGTCGAGCTGGTGGATCAGCCAGCTCAAGGAGATCGCCTCCTTCTACCGCAAGGCGCAGTTCGGCGACGGGCCGGTGGACTACACCGAGTACCGCACGAATATCAGGCTGGGCGGCGAGAAGACGAGCAGCCACCGGCAGGAGACCGACACGATCTCCCGCCTGGTGTACGGCATGGCCACGGCCTACCTGCTCAGCGGCGAGGACGCCTATCTCGAGGTGGCCGAGCGCGGCACCGAGTATCTCCGCAAGCAGATGCGGTTCGTCGACGTCGAGGAAGACGTCGTGTACTGGTACCACGGGGTCAGCATCGACGGTGATCGCGAGAAGAAGCTGTTCACCTCGGAGTTCTCCGACGACTACGACGCGATCCCGATGTACGAGCAGATCTACGCGCTGGCCGGGCCGGTGCAGACGTACCGGGTCACGGCCGACCCGCGCATCAAGAAGGACGCGGACGCCACGCTACGGCTCTTCGAACGGTTCTTCCTCGACCACCAGCACGGCGGCTACTTCTCGCACATCGACCCGATCATGCTCAGCTTCGAGCACGAGTCGCTCGGCCCGAACCTGGCCAGGAAGAACTGGAACTCTGTGGGCGACCACGCGCCGGCGTACCTGATCAACCTGTACCTGGCGACCGGCGAGCGGCGCTACGCCGACTTCCTGGAGTCAACGTTCGACACCATCGTCGAGCGGTTCCCCGACGACAAGAACAGCCCGTTCGTGCAGGAGCGGTTCCACCGGGACTGGACGCCGGACACCACCCACGGCTGGCAGCAGAACCGGGCCGTGGTCGGCCACAACCTGAAGATCGCCTGGAACCTCATGCGCATGAACTCGTTGCGCCCCAAGGCGGCCTACTCCGACCTGGCCGCCCACATCGCGAGGACCATGCCGGCGGTCGGCAGCGACCGGCAGCGCGGCGGCTGGTACGACGTCCTGGAGCGGACGCGCGAGGAGGACATCGGCGGGCACGCGTTCGTCTGGCACGACCGCAAGGCGTGGTGGCAGCAGGAGCAGGCGATCCTGGCCTACCTCATCCTCGCAGGGGTCACCGGTGAGGAGTCCTACCTGGCCGAGGCCCGCACCGCCGAGTCGTTCTACAACGCCTTCTTCCTCGATCACGACGAAGGGGCGGTCTACTTCAACGTCCTGGCGAACGGCCTGCCGTACCTGCTCGGTACCGAGCGGCTGAAGGGCAGCCACTCGATGAGCATGTACCACTCGGCCGAGCTGTGCTATCTGGCGGCCGTCTACAACAACCTGCTGATCAATGGGTCGCCACTGGATCTGCACTTCCAGCCGGATCCGTCCGACGTGCCGCGGCGGATCCTGCGGGTCTCGCCGGACCTGTTGCCGCCGGGGCGGGTCCGGGTCGCCGAGGCCGAGGTCGACGGCGAGCCCTACAAGGATTTCGACGCCGAGGCGCTCACCGTGCGGCTCCCGGACGTGTCACGCAGGGTCAGGGTCAAGGTGCGATTGGAGGTGACCCGATGA
- a CDS encoding STAS domain-containing protein, giving the protein MTDTTLTSQRVGELTVVRISGEITSATSSGLQDRLLPLIGQGASLLVDLTAVPYISSAGLRTMLLAHRRAQEVGAAIRLFGLSDEVRFVMSATGFLAFFHIGEDLETELGRARS; this is encoded by the coding sequence ATGACGGACACGACGCTGACCTCTCAGCGGGTCGGCGAGCTCACTGTGGTGCGGATCTCCGGCGAGATCACCAGCGCGACCTCATCCGGCCTGCAGGATCGCCTGCTCCCGTTGATCGGGCAGGGTGCGAGCCTGCTGGTCGATCTGACCGCCGTGCCGTACATCTCCAGCGCGGGACTGCGCACCATGCTGCTCGCCCACCGGCGGGCACAGGAGGTCGGCGCCGCGATCAGGTTGTTCGGCCTGTCGGACGAGGTGCGATTCGTGATGTCGGCGACGGGCTTCCTGGCCTTCTTCCACATCGGTGAGGACCTGGAGACCGAGCTGGGGCGTGCCAGGTCATGA